The DNA region GTTCCTCAAGTGGGAAGTGATGGCGCTGGCGGCACCGGTGGCGTTCCTGGTGGCCTGCGAACAACCCTCGGCGCCAGAGCCCACCCAGTCTGCCGTGCCGCTGGGGGCCAGTCCGTCGCTTTCCAAAGCGGCGCGGACGGTCACGATCAAGGATCTCGGCACCTTGGGAGGAGCCAACTCCTACGCCCAGGCGATCAACAGCGACGGCTGGGTGGTCGGCGCCAGCGACGTCTCCCAAGCCGGCGCGGGCCACGCCTTCCTATGGAAGGACGGGAGAATGACGGATCTTGGCACGTTGGGCGGAACCTCGTCCCAGGCGATCGGGATCAACGATGAAGGCGAGGTCGTCGGCAGCAGTCAGGTCGCGGGGGACACCGCTTGGCACGCGTTCCGCTGGAGTCACGGCAGGATGATGGATCTCGGAGGTCTGGGAGGCTCTTACACCGAAGGATTCGACATCAACGACGCTGGTGACGTGGCCGGCGGCGGCCTAACGCCGGCCAACCTCTTTCACGCCGTCCTTTGGCGGCATGGCAGGATCAGGGACCTCGGAACGCTCGGGGGGAGCTCCTCCTTTTCAAACGGCATCAACAACGAGGACGTGGTCGTCGGCGGCGCGATGCTCACCGGGGACCTGGTCGAAGACGCCTTCCTCTGGAGGGACGGGGTGATGCACGACCTCGGCACCCTAGGGGGAAGCTTTGCCGGGGCCTCGCACATCAACGGCGCCGGTACGGTGGTGGGAGGCAGCGCACTGGTGGGCGATGTCACCACACACGCCTTCCTCTGGCAGCGTGGCCAGATGCGCGACCTCGGGGACCTGGGAGGCGGCTACAGCTACGCGCAGTGGATCAACGACGCGGGCCAGGTCGCCGGCGGCAGCTCCCTGGCGGACGGGGCCTACCACGCATTCCTCTGGGACAATGGGGCGATGACCGATCTGGGGATCCTCCCCGGCGGGGGGGATGTCAGTTGGGCCCAGGCTATCAACAATCGAGGCCAGGTGGTCGGTGGTGCCGTTACCGCGACTGGCCAGGAACATGCGGTCCTGTGGGCCACGCGGGAGCAAGACCGCAGGTAGTCGCATCGGCAATCGGGACCGAGAAGGTGGGCAGCGCCCGGCGTCGTGCCGGGCGCTGTGCGTTAGGGGCTCTTTGACGCTGCATTGACGAACTCGTGGCGCGAACTCGGCTGCGTTCGCTCGAGCGCCACCCTACTGCGACGCCGTCGTCCCGCGCGGGTCGTCGGTCTGGCGCATGTAGGTGATCGCGAACGGCCCCACGGCTCAATGACGTATCCCGCCGGCATCTCGAGCCACACGCTGTACACGCCCGTCAACGTGATGAGAAGTGTGGTGTCGGGTTCTACCCTGCGACCGGGACGGCCAGCGCGCTACGCCCGGACGGGCCACGGTCGGTCCATGGCTCGAACGGGCCATGGAAAGACCGGGGTCTGGGGGGTGGGGTTTGGGAGTTGGGGTTTGGGAGTTCGGCGCGGTCAGAGCAGGCCGAGCTTCGCCGCGTGAGCCGCGGCCGCGGCCCGGGTCTTGAGGCCGAGGCGCGTGAGCAGGTTGGCCACGTGCCGCTTGACGGTGTGCTCGCTGAGCGCGAGACGCCGCGCGATCTCGGCGTTGCTCGACCCCTGCGCCACCAACCGGAGGATCTCGACCTGCCGAGGGGTGAGCGGGCTCGCCGCGGCCTTCGGGGCCGCCGGCGCCGACAGCTCGGCCGCGAGCGCGTCGCCGCGCGCCGCCTCCCGCGCCGCGCCCAGATGCCGCAGCGCCTCCGCCGCCCGGGCGGCCTCCCGCCGCGCGCGATCGCGCTGGCCGACGCGCGCCAGCTGCGCCGCCAGGTCGATCCGCGTCCGGCCCTCCTCGTACGGCGCGCCGCTCTTCCGGTAGAGATCGGCCGATTCCTCGAAGCCGAGCGCCGCGGCCTGGTGATTGCCGCGCGCGACCGCCAGCGCCCCGCGGGCCGCCGCGGCGGAGGCGCGCAGCGGATCGGTGCCGACCCCGGCGGCGATCCGCTCCAGCTCCGCCAAGTGGCCGGCGGCCTCCTCCACGTCCCCGCAGCCGGCGCGCGCACGCACGGCCAGCTCGACGAGGGCGGCGCGGCTGGTGCGATCCTCCGGCTGCAGCTGGCGCAGCAGGCGCTCGGCCTCCACCGCGGCATCGCGCGCCGCGCCGCGCTCCAGCATCAGCGCGGCCCGGCCGAGCGACGCGGACGGGTAGCCGCCGCCCTGGTCGAACAGCCCGGCCGCTTCGTCGAGGCGGCCCTGCCTGAGCCGCAGCTCGCCCAGGCGCGCCATGGCCTGGCCGACCATCGCCGGCTTGGTCGCGCCCAGGTCGCTCGCCGCCGCCGTCAGCTCCGCCTCGGCCGCGGCCCACTCGCCTCGCCAGATCAGCACGCCGGCATACTGGGAGCGGCACACCGCCGAGAGCGGAAGATTGCGCCACCGCTTGGCGAACTCCTTGACGCGGATGCACCACTGCGCCGCGCGCTCGTAGTCGCGCACCCGCTCGCAGGCGAACATCTGCCAGCAGCAGACGACGCCCACGGCGTGCAGCTCCTTCACCTCGCCCGCGGTGGCCGCCGCGGTGGCCTCGTCGAGGCGCCGCATCCCGTCCTCGACCAGGCCCTGGGTCACCAGCGCCAGGCCCTCCAGCGCCAGTGCGATCATCTCGACGCCCGGATCGTCCAGCGCGCGCCCGAGCTCGGCCGCCCGGCGCGCCAGGTCCCGGGCCTTCGCGGGGTCGTGGAGCCGGTAGATCTCGATCTCGCCCTCGCGCACCAGCAGCCAGCCGTACTCGCTGGTCCGCTCCCGGCCCTCGAGCAGCCGGCGCGCCCGTTCGAGCCACCCGCCCGCCACCGCGTATTCGGCCCGGTACGCGGCGTAGTCCCACACCAGCCAGATGGCCATCCGGGCGGCGCCGAGCGGGTCGTCGTTCTCGCGATAGGCGCGGTAGGCGCGCTCGCGCGCGTCGAGGGTGAGCGCGCCGTCGTCGAGCCACCAGGCCGCGAGCCCCAGGCCCTCCAGCGCCTCGGCGCGCTCCGCGCCCTCGAGCGCGGCAGTGAACTCGGCGCGCGCCTCCTCCCAGGAGCCGCCCGCCAGCGCCGCCTGGCCGGCCTCGATTCGTGCGTCGGGTGAGAGATGCTGCGACACCACGAAAACAACGGTAGGGCCGGTCCCGGCCGGAGTAAAGCCGGCGGCGGGCCACCGGCCGCGCCGGCCGCCGGTCGGTCCGGTGAGCGGCAACGGGCCCGGCGCCGCTGCGGGAGCGAAACCGGCCGCCCGAACCGGGCGGCCGTCTTCGCGTTCCCCAGGCGTCCGCGCGGGCGCCGGCCTCACACCTTCCGGATCGCCTCCAGCACCCGCTCCGGCGTCATCGGCAGGTGGTACACGCGGGCGCCGGTGGCGTCGAAGATCGCGTTCGCGATCGCACCGCCCATGTTGATGATCCCCGGCTCCCCGCCGCCCTGCGGGTCCAGCGCGTCGTTGGGCACCAGCACGACCTCGATCCGGGGCAGCCACGAGAACCGAGGCAGGGTGTAGGAGTCGAAGTTCGCATCCAGGATCTTCCCGCCCTCGAACCGCAGGCCCTCGCTCAGCGCGTACCCCAGGCCCATCGTGATCGCGCCCTCCGTCTGCATCCTGGCGCCGTCGGGGTTCACCACGATCCCCATGTCCTGGGCGCACACCACGCGCTCGACCTTCACCGCCCCGGTCGCGCGATCCACCGTGACCTCGGCGACGTGCGCGGCGTACGTCCCCACGTCGATGCCGCAGGCGATCCCGCGCCCGCGGCCGCTCCGCGCCGGGAACGGGCGCGCCTGCCAGCCGGCCGCGCGCGCCACCGCGCGCAACACGCCCAGCATCCGCGGGTCCTGCGTGTTCCTGAGGCGGAACTCCAGCGGATCCGTCCCGGCCGCCGCCGCCATCAGGTCGATCTGCGACTCGGCCGCGAACCGGTTGGTGTTCGCGCCCGGCGCGCGCCACGGTCCGGTCGCGAACGGATGGTAGCTCGCCGTGCCGCGAGTGTCGCTCTGCTCGCCGAACGCGCGCACCCGCCGGTTGGGAACGTCGTAGAACACGTCCGAGCCCCGCGACCCGGCGGCGTAGACGTCGTAGTCCCACAACGTCATGCGGCCCGCGGCGTCGATGCCCGACCGCACCTTCACCACCGCGGCGGGCCGGTAGGTGTCGTAGAAGAACTCCTCCGCGCGCGTCCAGGCGACCATCACCGGCTTGCCGGCCGCCTGCGCCAGACGCGCCGCCTCGACCACCTGCGCACCGGAGCCCTTCCCGCCGAACCCGCCGCCCACGAACGGCGTGACGATCCGGACGTTCTCCGGGCGAAGGTCGAACGCGCGCGCCACCTCGCCCTGGTGCCCGAACGGCGACTGCGTCGCCGCCCAGACCGTCACCTTCCCGTCCTGCCATTCCGCGACGGCCACGTGGGGCTCCATCGGCGCGTGGGCGACGTAGGCGTTGTAGTAGGTCTGGTCGAAGGTCTTCGCGGCCGCCGTGCGGCCGGCCGCGAGGTCCCCGCCTTCGTCCGCGGTCTCCGCGCGGGGCGATGCCGAGAGCAGGTGCTCGAAGATGCTCTCGGTGTTCACCGTCGTCGCCGGCACGTCCCATTCCGCCTTGACCGCGTCGTGCGCCCGGGCGGCGGTCTCGGGGTCGGGCGCGAGCACAGCGACGAGCCCGTCGTGGTTCACCACGCTGACGCCGGGCATCGCCGCCGCGGCCGCGGTGTCGAGGCTCCTCGGCGTGGCGCCGTGCGCCGGCGGGCGCACGATGCGGGCGTACAACATGCCGGGACGGCGGACGTCGCCGGCGAACTTCGCGGCGCCGGTCACCTTCTCGCGCCCGTCCAGCCGCTTCGGCGACCGGCCCATCACGCGGAACGCGCGCACGGCGCGCAGCACCGCCTTCTCGCCGACGGTGTGAGTGATCTCCTGACCCTTCGCCAGCTCGCCGTAGCTGACGTGCCGGTCGCGGTCGGCGGTGACGTACACGACGCCGTTCTCGGCCGTGAGCGCCTCGCGCGGCACGCCGAGGCGACCGGCCGCGAGGTCGGTGAGGACGAGCCGCGCCTGCGCCGCGGCGGCCCGCACCGCGGGGCCGAAGAACCGCGTGGTCATCGAGCCCCAGGTGCCCGCGTCCCACGGGCACGAGGCCGTGTCGCCCGCGACGACGGTGAAGCTCTCGAGGGGCGCGCCCAGCTCCTCGGCGGCCATCTGCGCCAGCGAGGTCGTCACGCCCTGGCCCATCTCGATCTTGCCCGAGAACAGCGTGACCTTCCCGTCCTCGGCGATGTGCAGGTAGGCGTTGATGTCGGTGGGGTACCCGCGGCGGCCCTGCGCCGCCAGGCCGGTCGTGAGCGCCGGGGCGCTGACCAGGACGAGCACGCCGCCGCCCAAGGCCTTCACAAAGCCGCGGCGGTCCATCCGGGTGTGACGGGCGAGGTCGGTCATGGCTGGCCCCCCTGCCCCGCGGCCGACTGGATGGCGGCGACGACCCGCTGGTGCGCGCCGCAGCGGCACAGGTTGCCTTCCATCCCCTCGACGATCTGCTCGCGCGTCGGCCGGGGATGGCTCTGCAGCAGCCCGAACGCGTTCATGATCATGCCCGGCGTGCAGTAGCCGCACTGGAAGCCGCCGTGCTCGTGGAACGCGGCCTGGAGCGGGTGCAGCTGGCCGTTCTGCTCGAGCCCCTCGATCGTGGTGATCCGCTTGCCCTGGACCGACGCGAGATCGGTCATGCACGAGCGCACGGCCTGCCCGTCCACCACGACGGTGCAGGCGCCGCACAGGCCCTCGCCGCAGCCGTACTTGGTGCCGGTCAGCTCGAGGTCCGTGCGCAGCACCCACAGCAGCGTGCGCTGGGGATCGGTGTCGAGGCTGACTTGCCTGCCGTTCAGGGTGAAGCCGACGGTCTCGGTCATCGGGGACCTGCCTGGTGGAGGGACGGACGCGGAGCCGGCGCGCCGTGGTGGACTACCCGGGGCTCGGCCGGCGGGTTCCGCGCGGACGGTCTCCAGGTAGCCGCCGCGCGACCCCCGCTGTCAAGGCCCGGGAAGCGCGGGCGCGCCGGCGCCGCCGCCCGGGCCCGGGGTTCCCCTACTCGCCGGCGTCGCCGTGCGCCTCCACGTGGGCGAGGGCGGCCTCCTCGGCGTTGTCGAGCGCCTGGAGGTGGTGGGCGTGCGCCACGTGGGCGTGGTGCGCGGCCTTGCGGTGGTCGCCGCTCTCGTGGTGCTTCGCGGCTTCGCGATGGTGCCGGGCCGCGTGCTCGTGATGCTCGGCCGCGTGGCGGTGGTGCTCCGCGGCCCTGCGACTGGGGGACATCCGGACCTCCCGGGATGCGGGGACGCCGCGCCGGGCCCCGATCGTCGGGGCCGCGCGGCCACCGGGGGAGGCTGCACCCGTTCCCGCGGCGTCCGGGTCAAGGCCATGTAAGAATCAGGTATCGGCGGGAGGCGCGGCGGGCCGCCCGCGGCGGCGGCGCCCGGGCGCCGCGCCCGCCCCGATGGCCCGCGATATGCGCTGGTCCGTGCGGGGGCGGACACGAACCGCCGTTGCCCGGCGCACGCCGGAGTCAGGACATGGACGTCCACAACCTCGGCCGCATCTTCAACCCGACCCGCATCGCGCTCGTCGGCGTCACGCAGAACCCCAACAGCGTCGGCGGCAAGGTGCTCGGCAACCTCGTCGGCGGGGGATTCCGGGGGGTGGTCTACCCGGTCAACGCGGGCCAGGAAGCGGTGCTGGGCGTGCCGTGCTACGCCGCCGTCGGCGCGCTGCCGAAGACGCCGGATCTCGCCATCGTCTGCTCGCCGGCGGCGGAGGTTCCCGCCCAGGTGGCGGCCTGCGGCGACGCGGGCATCCGCGGGGTGATCGTCGTGTCGGCGGGCTTCAAGGAGACCGGCGAGGCCGGCCGGAGGCTCGAGCAGGAGATCCGCGCGGTGCAGGCGCGCTACGACGGGATGCGGATCGTCGGGCCCAACTGCCTGGGCGTCATCGTCCCGCACCTCGGCCTCAACGCGAGCTTCGCGCCCGCGATGCCGAGGAGCGGCGACATCGCCTTCATCTCGCAGTCCGGCGCGCTGTGCGCGTCGGTGCTCGACTGGGCCCTGGAGAGCCGGATCGGGTTCTCGCACTTCGTGTCCATCGGCAACAGCCTGGACGTGGACTTCGGCGACCTGATCGACTACGTCGGCGAGGACGAGCACACCCGCTCCATCATCCTCTACATCGAGTCGGTCTCCGACGCGCGGGGGTTCATGACCGCGGCGCGGGCGTTCGCGCGCCACAAGCCGATCATCGCCTTCAAGGCCGGCCGCTTCCCCGCCTCCGCCGAGGCCGCCGCCTCGCACACGGGCGCGATGGCCAGCGAGGACGCCGTGTACGACGCGGCGTTCCAGCGCACCGGCATCGCGCGGGTGCCGGACCTGGGCGACGTGTTCGACTGCGCCGCGCTGATCGGGCGCGGCCGCATCCCCGCCGGGCCGCGGCTCGGCATCGTCACCAACGCCGGCGGGCCCGGCGTCATCGCCACCGACGCGCTGATCGCCGCGCAGGGGGTGCTCGCCGCGCTCGCGCCCGGGACCATGGCGCGGCTCGACGAGGACCTGCCGCCCGCGTGGTCCCACGCCAACCCGGTGGACGTGCTGGGCGACGCCAACTCGAAGCGCATCGAGAAGGCGGTCGGGAGCGTGCTCGCCGACCCGGGCGTGGACGCCGTGCTGGCGATCGTGACGCCCCAGGCGATGACCAATCCCACCGCCACCGCGCGGAGCCTGGCGAAGCTCGCCGCCGAGACCCGCAAGCCGCTGCTGGCGGCGTGGCTCGGCGGCCGCGCGATGCGCGACGGCCTGCCGCTCCTGGCCGAGGCGAGCGTCGCGGCCTACCCGACGCCGGAGCAGGCGGTGCGCGCGTTCATGACGCTGGTCGCGTACGCCCGCAACCTCGAGACGCTGTACGAGACGCCCAAGGACGTCGCGATCCAGTTCCCCTACGACCGCGCGGAGGCCAAGCGCCGCTTCGTGGCCACCCGCCTGGGCGCGGGCGGCGTGCTGCCGGAGGACGTGTCCAAGGAGCTGCTCGAGTCCTACGGGATTCCGGTGGCCCGGCCCGAGGTCGCCGCGTCCGCGGCCGACGCGGTCGCGATCGCCGGCCGGATCGGCTACCCCGTGGTGCTCAAGGTCCGCTCGCCCGACATCACCCACAAGACCGACGTGGGCGGCGTGGCGCTCGACCTGGCCGGCGCCGCGATGGTCGGGGCCGCCTGGGACGGCATCATGCGGAGCGCCCGGGAGAAGCGGCCGGATGCGCGGATCGAGGGCGTCACCGTCCAGAAGATGATCCGGGCCCGCGACGCGCTCGAGCTGATCCTCGGCATCAAGCAGGACCCGGTCTTCGGCACGGTGATCCTGGCGGGAATGGGCGGCGTCGGCGCCGAGCTGCTGGGCGACCGCAGCCTCGGCTTTCCCCCCCTCAACGAGCGGCTGGCCAGCCGGATGCTCGAGTCGCTGCGGATGTGGCCGCTGCTGGCCGGCTACCGCGGCCGCCCGGGCATCGCCGTCGCGGAGCTGGTCCAGACGCTGATCCGTCTCTCGTACCTCGCGGCCGACTGGCCCGAGGTCACCGAGCTGGACGTCAACCCGCTGCTGTGCACGCCGTCGGAAGTGATCGCCCTCGACGCGCGCGTGGTGGTCGATCCCGCCCGGGCCGGCGCGGCGGCCGAGCCCTACGCGCACCTCGCGCTGCGGCCGTACCCCGAGAAGTACGTCAAGCGGATCGCGCTCAAGGAGGGCGTGCCGGTGACGCTGCGGCCGATCAAGCCGGAGGACGAGCCGCTGTGGCTCGCGATGCTGGGCAGCTGCTCGAAGGAGACGATCTACTCGCGGTTCCGCTACCTGTTCGACTGGTCCACCCACGAGGTGGCCACGCGGTACTGCTACATCGACTACGCCCGCGAGATCGCGATCGTGGCGGAGATCGGCGAGGGCGACGCGCGCCGGCTCGTCGGCGTCGGCCGCCTCATCGCCGACCCCGGCCACCAGGAGGGCGAGTACGCCGTGCTGGTGGTGGACGAGTGGCAGCACCGGGACCTGGGCGGGCTCCTGACCGACTACTGCCTCGAGATCGCCCGGGGCTGGAAGCTCGGCCGCGTCGTGGCGCAGACCACCACCGACAACCACCCGATGATCGCGGTGTTCGAGCGGCGCGGGTTCGAGGTCACCGTGGGTGAAGACTCCGCGGTGGCAGTGTCGAAGACGCTGTAGCCCCCGGGCGCCGGGCCTAGACGGCAGCGCGGCCGATGCGCGCGAGCCGCTCACCCAGCTCGCGCGCCGATCCGATGCGGTCCTTCGGGGCCGGGGCCATCAGTTGCTCGATCAGGGTCGCGAGCCCGGGGGGCGTCTGCGGTGCGCTGGTCCGCAGCGGCTGCGGCCGTCCCTCGAGCACCCGGTCCACCACGGCCTCCGGGCTTCCGGCGTCGAACGGCGGACGGCCGGTCAGGCACTCGTACAGCACCACGCCAGTCGAGAACAGGTCGCTCCGCGCGTCCACGGCGCCGCCGCGATGGACTTCCGGCGCCAGATAACCCGGGGTGCTGGCCGCCTGGCCCGTCGCCGCGAGCTGCCGGCTGCGCTCGGAGAGCCGGCCGAGCCCGAGGCCCATCACCTTCAGGCACCCTTCCTCGTTCACCGCCAGGTTCGCCGGCTTGATGTCGCGGTGGACGATCTGCTGTTCGTGCGCCGCCGCGAGGGCCTCCGCCAGCTGGGCGCCGACGGCGAGCGTCGACTCGACCGTGAGCGCGCCCCGTTTGTCGAGCAGCTCTTCGAGGGTGATGCCGTGCACGTGCTCCATGGTCACGAAGTACCGGCCTTCCCACTCACCGAGGTCGTGCGCGCGAGCCACGTTGCCGTGCGAGATGCGGCGCGCCAGGCGGATCTCCTCCTTGAGGCCCTCGACCACGCCGGGCGCGTTCGCCACCAGGTCCCGACGCACCACCTTGAGGGCGATCTCCTCGCCCAGCTGGCGGTCGCGGGCGTGGTACACCGTCCCCGTCGCGTCCCTGCCCAGCTCGCCGAGGATCTCGTAGCGGCCCGCGATCCACTGCTCGGCGGAGGACGGGCCCCCGCCCGGGACTGCGGCCACGCCCCCGCTGGGACGGCCGCCGGCCTGGCGCACCTCGTGGCTCAGCTGGCCGAGGCGACGCTGCAGACGCTCCTCCCGCGTCCGCATGGCCGTCACCATCCGGTCGAACACCCGCGCCAGCCGCCCCAGACCGTCGTCGCGGCTCGCGACCGCGTCGAGCGAGCCCGGCTGGTACGCATCGCGCTCCACCGCCTCGGCCGCCGCGCTGAGCTGCGCCACGCGGCGCAGGTAGGCGAGCTCGAGGTCCCGCATCCGCTTGCGCTCCAGGCAGGCGCGGATCCGGGCCTGCAGCAGCACCGCCTCGAATGGCTTGGTGACGTGGTCCTCCGCGCCCGCCTCGATGCACCGGACGACGCTCTGCAGGTCGTCGACCGCGGAGACCACGACCACGGGGACGTCGCGGGTCGCGTCCGCGGCCTTCAGGCGGCCGAGCAGCTCGAAGCCGTCGAGCACCGGCATCCTGAGGTCCGTGAGGACGAGATCGGGCGGCTCCCGCTCCGCGGCCAGGAGGGCGGCGCGGCCGTCCTCGGCGAGCGTGACGTCGTAGCCGAGCCGTTCCAGCAGGCGGGACAGCGCCTGGCGGGTGGCGGCCTCGTCGTCGACCACCAGCAGCCGCGGCCGCGGGTGCTCCGCGGCCGCGGGTCCGGCGGCGATCCGCGGCGTCGCGCCCGCTGCCTCCGCCGCGGACGGCACGGTGTCGTCGAGCGCCCACAGCTCGACCGCCGTCTCGCGCACGGTGCGCGCGTCCTCCATCACCAGCTCCTCCTCGGGGCCGGTGGGCACGAACCCCAGCAGCGTGTTCATCGCCGCGACGATGCGGCGCTGCGGCTCCCGGACCTGCTCGTGCAGCTGGATGAAGTATTCCGAGGAGTCGGTGAGGCCGGCGGTCGGCTCGTGGCGCGACAGGAGCGCGACCAGCTGCCGGCCGGCGACCAGGGCGGACCCGGCCGCGTCGCGCCACAGCCGCCGTTCCGGGCGGACGAGCCCGTCGACCACGCGCTCGCAGTCGGCCGCGATGCGGTTGGCCGCGGCGCGCAGCCGGTAGCGCACCACGGCGATCCGCTGCGCGACCGCCTCGTGGATCGCCGTGGTCCCGCCCGACCAGAGGGGCATCGGCTGTCCGGTCACGGCCGCCCCGCGCCCCGGGGAAGGCCCGCTCGCCGGCGGGCCGCCGGACGGCGGTCCCGCCGCGCTCGCGTCACATCCACAGCGACAGGATGGTCCCCATCACCAGCAGGGCGACGAGCCAGAAGCCGTTGTCCAGCAGCCACAGGCCCCACGGCTTCTTCTCGTAGAGCTTGGTGCACAGCGTCACCGGGGCGACGTACCCCAGCCAGCCGAAGAACCCGCCCATCAGCCCGCCGGTCACCCGGCTCATCGGGGCTCCGTTCGCCGCGAAGTAGGCGTCGCCGAAGACGATCGAGTGGTACAGCACGAAGGCCATCACGAAGGTCCCGACCAGCACCAGCACGATGTTCATCGGCGCCGGCTTCATGTCGGTGACGCCCGTGAGCCGCACCCAGGTCTTGGCGAAGATCGCCCCGTACCAGACGGCGGCGATGGCGTAGCTCGCGACGGCCGCGACCAGCACGGCCAGGTAGTGCATGTGGATGTCGACGTTCATGGGCTCGACGCTCCTCCGGGAAGGGCCTGTGAGGTGCCGCTGCGAAACGCCATCAAGATGCCGCCGCCGCGCGCGGGGGCAAGAGCCGATGGGGGCCGCCGCTCCATCCGATTGACGAAGCCCCGCGCCGTTACCATACTCCGCCCGACCGACAACCGCAGGCGGAGCACGTCCGGTGAAGAACTGGCAGGAGACCTCGCTGCTTCTCGAGGAGGCGGCGCGCGTGGCCGGCTCCGGGCGACGCATCGCGCTCGCCACCGTCGTGCGCATCCTCGGCTCCACCTACCGCCGGCCCGGCGCGAAGCTGCTGGTGACCGACGACGGCGTCATGTCGGGCGGCGTCAGCGGCGGGTGCCTCGAGGACGACGTGCGCGAAGTCGCGCTCGGCGTCATCCGCGGCGGACCGCCGGCGCTCAAGCGCTACGACACCGGAGGCGACGAGCAGCAGGTGTGGGGCCTCGGCCTCGGTTGCAACGGCATGGTCGAGGTGTTCGTCGAGCGGTTCGATGGGCTGGACTCGGTCGCGACCCGCGCGCGCCGCCTGCTGGCCGGCGACCGCCCGTTCGCCATGGCGACGGTGATCGCGGGCCCGGGCGCGGGCGCCGCCCTGCTCCTGGAAGAGGACGCGACCGTCGCGGGCTCGACCGGCGAAGCGGCGCTCGACCGCACGATCACCGCGACGGCCCTCGCGCAGCTGGGGGTCGGGACGTCCGGCCTGATGGAAGTGGGTCCCCGCCGCCTGTTCGTCGAGGTGCTCGAGCCGCCGCCTCGCCTCATCATCTGCGGCGCGGGCGACGACGCGCGGGCGCTGGCGGCGATCGCGGCCAGCGCGGGCTTCCGGGTCACGGTCGCGGACCACCGGCCCGCGTACCTCGTCACCGACCGTTTCCCCGCCGGCGTCCGGCTGGTCCAGGCCAGGCCCGAGGACGGCATCGAGGCGTTCGCGGCGACCGCAGGCGCCTTCGTGGTGATCCAGACGCACTCCCTGACGAACGACCGGCACTGGGCGCGCTCGGCCGCCGGCTCCGCCGCCGCCTACGTGGGGCTGCTCGGGCCGCGGGATCGCGGCCAGAGACTGCTGGAGGACCTGCCGGTCGCTGCGCGCCGCAGGGTCTTCTCGCCGATCGGCCTCGACCTCGGCGCCGAGGGTTCGGAGCAGATCGCGATCAGCATCGTCGCCGAGCTGCTGGCGGTCCACGCCGGGCGCCCGCCCCGGCACCTGCGCGAGCGCGATTCCGCGATCCACGCCGGCTGAAGGTGCGCCGCGCGGGCCGTTGGCCGCGCTTCCCCGCCGCATTCGCCTCAACGCCGGCCTCCCGGCGGCCTAATTCCCACTAGATCGCTCGGCTATCGGTGACCCCTCCGCCTTGACAGTTCGACTCTTAGTTCAAAAATTGAAC from Gemmatimonadales bacterium includes:
- a CDS encoding molybdopterin cofactor-binding domain-containing protein; the protein is MTDLARHTRMDRRGFVKALGGGVLVLVSAPALTTGLAAQGRRGYPTDINAYLHIAEDGKVTLFSGKIEMGQGVTTSLAQMAAEELGAPLESFTVVAGDTASCPWDAGTWGSMTTRFFGPAVRAAAAQARLVLTDLAAGRLGVPREALTAENGVVYVTADRDRHVSYGELAKGQEITHTVGEKAVLRAVRAFRVMGRSPKRLDGREKVTGAAKFAGDVRRPGMLYARIVRPPAHGATPRSLDTAAAAAMPGVSVVNHDGLVAVLAPDPETAARAHDAVKAEWDVPATTVNTESIFEHLLSASPRAETADEGGDLAAGRTAAAKTFDQTYYNAYVAHAPMEPHVAVAEWQDGKVTVWAATQSPFGHQGEVARAFDLRPENVRIVTPFVGGGFGGKGSGAQVVEAARLAQAAGKPVMVAWTRAEEFFYDTYRPAAVVKVRSGIDAAGRMTLWDYDVYAAGSRGSDVFYDVPNRRVRAFGEQSDTRGTASYHPFATGPWRAPGANTNRFAAESQIDLMAAAAGTDPLEFRLRNTQDPRMLGVLRAVARAAGWQARPFPARSGRGRGIACGIDVGTYAAHVAEVTVDRATGAVKVERVVCAQDMGIVVNPDGARMQTEGAITMGLGYALSEGLRFEGGKILDANFDSYTLPRFSWLPRIEVVLVPNDALDPQGGGEPGIINMGGAIANAIFDATGARVYHLPMTPERVLEAIRKV
- a CDS encoding GNAT family N-acetyltransferase → MDVHNLGRIFNPTRIALVGVTQNPNSVGGKVLGNLVGGGFRGVVYPVNAGQEAVLGVPCYAAVGALPKTPDLAIVCSPAAEVPAQVAACGDAGIRGVIVVSAGFKETGEAGRRLEQEIRAVQARYDGMRIVGPNCLGVIVPHLGLNASFAPAMPRSGDIAFISQSGALCASVLDWALESRIGFSHFVSIGNSLDVDFGDLIDYVGEDEHTRSIILYIESVSDARGFMTAARAFARHKPIIAFKAGRFPASAEAAASHTGAMASEDAVYDAAFQRTGIARVPDLGDVFDCAALIGRGRIPAGPRLGIVTNAGGPGVIATDALIAAQGVLAALAPGTMARLDEDLPPAWSHANPVDVLGDANSKRIEKAVGSVLADPGVDAVLAIVTPQAMTNPTATARSLAKLAAETRKPLLAAWLGGRAMRDGLPLLAEASVAAYPTPEQAVRAFMTLVAYARNLETLYETPKDVAIQFPYDRAEAKRRFVATRLGAGGVLPEDVSKELLESYGIPVARPEVAASAADAVAIAGRIGYPVVLKVRSPDITHKTDVGGVALDLAGAAMVGAAWDGIMRSAREKRPDARIEGVTVQKMIRARDALELILGIKQDPVFGTVILAGMGGVGAELLGDRSLGFPPLNERLASRMLESLRMWPLLAGYRGRPGIAVAELVQTLIRLSYLAADWPEVTELDVNPLLCTPSEVIALDARVVVDPARAGAAAEPYAHLALRPYPEKYVKRIALKEGVPVTLRPIKPEDEPLWLAMLGSCSKETIYSRFRYLFDWSTHEVATRYCYIDYAREIAIVAEIGEGDARRLVGVGRLIADPGHQEGEYAVLVVDEWQHRDLGGLLTDYCLEIARGWKLGRVVAQTTTDNHPMIAVFERRGFEVTVGEDSAVAVSKTL
- a CDS encoding helix-turn-helix transcriptional regulator, whose amino-acid sequence is MSQHLSPDARIEAGQAALAGGSWEEARAEFTAALEGAERAEALEGLGLAAWWLDDGALTLDARERAYRAYRENDDPLGAARMAIWLVWDYAAYRAEYAVAGGWLERARRLLEGRERTSEYGWLLVREGEIEIYRLHDPAKARDLARRAAELGRALDDPGVEMIALALEGLALVTQGLVEDGMRRLDEATAAATAGEVKELHAVGVVCCWQMFACERVRDYERAAQWCIRVKEFAKRWRNLPLSAVCRSQYAGVLIWRGEWAAAEAELTAAASDLGATKPAMVGQAMARLGELRLRQGRLDEAAGLFDQGGGYPSASLGRAALMLERGAARDAAVEAERLLRQLQPEDRTSRAALVELAVRARAGCGDVEEAAGHLAELERIAAGVGTDPLRASAAAARGALAVARGNHQAAALGFEESADLYRKSGAPYEEGRTRIDLAAQLARVGQRDRARREAARAAEALRHLGAAREAARGDALAAELSAPAAPKAAASPLTPRQVEILRLVAQGSSNAEIARRLALSEHTVKRHVANLLTRLGLKTRAAAAAHAAKLGLL
- a CDS encoding (2Fe-2S)-binding protein, yielding MTETVGFTLNGRQVSLDTDPQRTLLWVLRTDLELTGTKYGCGEGLCGACTVVVDGQAVRSCMTDLASVQGKRITTIEGLEQNGQLHPLQAAFHEHGGFQCGYCTPGMIMNAFGLLQSHPRPTREQIVEGMEGNLCRCGAHQRVVAAIQSAAGQGGQP